One genomic segment of candidate division KSB1 bacterium includes these proteins:
- the lysS gene encoding lysine--tRNA ligase yields MEPQLDDLNSVMRVRREKLEKIQALGVNPYPHDFNRTHFAADVARNFDYYFEKEVRVAGRLMSLRPHGKATFAHVEDSSGRIQIYVKIDAVGEKGYELFGLLDLGDIVGVTGKVLKTRTGEITIQVTSFELLSKTLRPLPIGKEKIEEGERVVYDAFADKEMRYRQRYVDLAVNPEVREVFKKRSRIIASMREYLAGLGYLEVETPILQPLYGGASARPFTTHHNTLDMKLYLRIANELYLKRLIVGGYDGVFEFAKDFRNEGMDRFHNPEFTMMEVYIAYHDYHFMMNLVEEMFCKIVKDLTGGFKITYQDHEIDFTPPWPRLALLESIEKETGYNLYGKPLNELKEIAKKLHVEIDSTMGVGKIIDAIFGAKVEAKLIQPVFITDHPVELSPLAKKHRSKPGLVERFEPFIGGKEMGNAFTELNDPLDQRERFLEQKKLADSGDEEAQQLDEDFLRALEYGMPPTTGLGVGVDRLVMLLTNQPSIRDVLLFPQMRPEQYK; encoded by the coding sequence ATGGAACCTCAACTCGACGATCTTAATTCCGTCATGCGCGTTCGGCGCGAAAAGCTGGAAAAAATTCAAGCGCTGGGCGTGAATCCTTATCCGCATGATTTCAACCGCACGCATTTTGCCGCAGACGTTGCGCGGAATTTTGATTATTATTTTGAAAAAGAAGTGCGCGTTGCAGGCCGGCTGATGTCGCTGCGGCCGCATGGCAAGGCGACGTTTGCGCATGTCGAAGACTCCTCCGGCCGCATACAAATTTATGTGAAAATCGATGCGGTCGGCGAAAAGGGCTACGAGCTTTTTGGCCTGCTCGATCTCGGCGATATTGTCGGCGTGACGGGAAAAGTGCTGAAGACGCGCACCGGCGAGATTACGATTCAAGTCACTTCGTTTGAGCTTTTATCAAAAACGCTGCGCCCGCTTCCCATCGGAAAAGAAAAAATCGAAGAAGGCGAGCGTGTGGTTTATGATGCTTTTGCCGACAAGGAAATGCGCTATCGCCAGCGCTATGTCGACCTCGCCGTCAACCCCGAGGTGCGTGAAGTATTCAAAAAGCGCAGCCGCATCATTGCGAGCATGAGAGAATACCTGGCCGGCCTGGGCTATCTCGAAGTTGAGACGCCGATTTTGCAGCCGTTGTACGGCGGCGCTTCGGCGCGGCCGTTCACGACGCATCACAACACGCTGGACATGAAGCTTTATCTTCGCATTGCCAACGAACTTTATCTCAAGCGGCTTATCGTCGGCGGGTACGACGGCGTGTTCGAGTTCGCCAAAGATTTCCGTAACGAGGGCATGGATCGCTTTCACAATCCAGAATTTACGATGATGGAAGTTTACATCGCCTATCATGATTATCACTTCATGATGAATCTTGTCGAGGAGATGTTTTGCAAGATCGTGAAAGACTTGACCGGCGGCTTTAAAATCACCTATCAAGATCACGAGATCGATTTCACGCCGCCCTGGCCGCGCCTGGCGCTGTTGGAATCTATCGAAAAGGAAACCGGTTACAATTTGTATGGCAAGCCGCTGAACGAGTTGAAAGAAATTGCCAAGAAATTGCACGTCGAAATCGACAGTACAATGGGCGTCGGCAAAATCATCGACGCAATTTTCGGCGCGAAAGTCGAAGCCAAGCTGATTCAGCCGGTTTTTATCACTGATCATCCGGTCGAGCTTTCACCGCTGGCCAAAAAGCATCGCTCGAAGCCAGGACTTGTGGAACGTTTTGAGCCGTTCATTGGTGGAAAAGAAATGGGGAATGCATTCACGGAGCTGAACGACCCGCTCGATCAGCGCGAGCGCTTTTTGGAACAGAAAAAACTGGCCGACAGCGGCGACGAAGAAGCGCAGCAGTTGGATGAAGATTTTCTCCGGGCGCTGGAATATGGCATGCCGCCAACCACCGGTCTAGGCGTTGGCGTCGATCGTCTGGTGATGTTATTGACGAATCAACCGTCGATTCGCGACGTGCTGCTGTTCCCGCAGATGCGGCCGGAGCAATACAAGTAA
- a CDS encoding ABC transporter ATP-binding protein produces the protein MSIKKPILITRNLVKHYPTASGALEVLKGIDVKIYPGEIIAIVGPSGVGKSTLLHILGGLDRPTAGEVEIDGTQIAQFDDRALAQFRNRTVGFIFQFHHLLPEFSALENVMMPSLIARRNGGEVVNRAKRLLTEVGLAQRFSHRPGELSGGEQQRVAVARALMNAPRLVLADEPSGNLDFRASESLHQLLWNLSRRDGRTFIIVTHNLELAKKADRVVELFDGRIKKIHQITGH, from the coding sequence ATGTCCATAAAGAAACCAATACTCATCACCAGAAATTTAGTCAAGCATTACCCGACTGCCAGCGGTGCTTTGGAGGTGCTCAAAGGCATTGACGTCAAGATTTATCCGGGCGAGATCATCGCGATTGTCGGGCCCTCCGGCGTCGGCAAAAGCACGCTGCTGCATATTCTCGGCGGGCTGGATCGCCCAACCGCCGGTGAAGTGGAAATCGACGGCACGCAGATTGCCCAATTCGATGATCGGGCGTTGGCACAATTTCGCAACCGTACGGTGGGGTTTATATTTCAATTCCATCACCTGCTGCCGGAATTTTCCGCGCTGGAAAATGTCATGATGCCGTCGTTGATTGCGCGGCGAAATGGCGGCGAGGTGGTCAATCGCGCCAAACGGCTTTTAACCGAGGTGGGATTGGCGCAGCGCTTTTCGCATCGTCCCGGCGAACTTTCCGGCGGCGAGCAGCAGCGCGTGGCGGTGGCGCGAGCGTTGATGAATGCGCCGCGCTTGGTTTTGGCGGACGAACCGTCGGGAAATCTGGATTTTCGTGCGAGTGAAAGCTTGCACCAATTGTTGTGGAATTTGAGCCGGCGAGATGGACGAACCTTCATCATCGTCACTCACAATCTCGAGCTGGCCAAAAAAGCCGATCGCGTCGTCGAGCTTTTTGATGGCCGCATCAAAAAAATTCACCAAATCACAGGCCATTGA
- a CDS encoding type II toxin-antitoxin system RelE/ParE family toxin encodes MAAKLFIAPEVEQDLSEAYDWYEARRVGLGEEFLSCVDACIQAICRMPEMYMIVHENYRRGLVRRFPYSVFYEYDNNTVTVYSVFHNSRDPQKWRERLSS; translated from the coding sequence ATGGCCGCTAAATTGTTTATCGCTCCGGAAGTAGAGCAAGACCTGAGCGAGGCGTATGATTGGTATGAAGCCCGGCGTGTCGGTTTGGGAGAAGAGTTTTTGAGTTGCGTTGATGCTTGTATTCAAGCCATTTGTCGCATGCCGGAGATGTATATGATTGTTCATGAAAATTATCGACGCGGGCTCGTTCGGCGGTTTCCTTACTCGGTCTTCTACGAGTATGACAATAACACTGTAACGGTTTATAGCGTTTTCCATAACTCCCGCGATCCGCAGAAGTGGCGGGAACGGCTATCGTCATGA
- a CDS encoding addiction module protein, whose amino-acid sequence MTNMNSTSVFDLSPTEKLQLVEDLWDDLAAIPEAVPVHDWQKQELTRRKINLMSKPASGLSWEEIKRKIRGHYGR is encoded by the coding sequence ATGACGAACATGAATTCTACTTCTGTATTTGATTTGAGCCCGACTGAGAAACTTCAGCTCGTCGAGGATTTATGGGATGATCTCGCTGCTATTCCGGAGGCGGTGCCCGTCCATGATTGGCAGAAACAAGAGTTGACTCGTCGGAAAATCAACCTCATGAGTAAACCAGCCTCCGGGCTCTCGTGGGAGGAAATCAAGCGAAAGATTCGCGGACATTATGGCCGCTAA
- a CDS encoding UvrB/UvrC motif-containing protein, translating into MTNPLAGLPEVFSKIVANIIGEQLLPEIEESKYKTSSRRCPKCNTSLDQFEKTGLLGCDGCYQAFEKELSGLLRRIHGSNKHIGSRPRPRRVISEEKDLVKLRAELEQAITREKYERAAELRDLIRDAEREANNKNSGPGRKA; encoded by the coding sequence ATGACCAACCCGCTGGCGGGTTTGCCGGAAGTGTTCAGCAAAATCGTCGCCAACATTATCGGCGAGCAGCTTTTGCCTGAGATTGAGGAAAGCAAATACAAAACGAGCTCGCGCCGCTGCCCGAAATGCAACACCTCACTCGATCAATTCGAGAAAACCGGCTTGTTGGGCTGCGATGGATGCTATCAGGCTTTTGAAAAGGAGCTGAGTGGGCTGCTGCGTCGCATTCACGGCAGCAATAAACACATTGGCAGCCGGCCACGCCCTCGCCGCGTCATTTCGGAAGAAAAAGACCTGGTCAAGTTGCGTGCGGAATTGGAGCAGGCCATTACCAGAGAAAAATACGAGCGCGCCGCCGAGCTGCGCGATTTGATTCGCGACGCCGAACGCGAGGCCAACAACAAAAATTCCGGCCCCGGACGCAAAGCATAA
- a CDS encoding lipoprotein-releasing ABC transporter permease subunit, giving the protein MSYEFFIAKRYLRSKRQVKFISLITYISIIGVMIGAAALIIVLSVMNGFESEVRSRIIGFDAHLKLRTFYDRGVENYPELLDKVKGIPHIVAAAPFILDKAMIISRERKEGAQIKAIDPNLEAKVTDFVQNVNYGTLNLGLIEKEGERAFPGIIIGFSLADRLGVGLGDRVQLLSAAGIDVGGFGSMPTVRTFRVAGYFQSGLYEYDDNVAFISIPEAQRLFEMGSKVNGIQFKLTDMALAREVAEMIKERVGGYPYTTVTWFDTNKTLFAWMQYEKWIAFIVLSLIILVAAFNIVSTQIMVVLEKTKEIGILKSMGASNESVMRIFIYQGAVAGVIGAVLGVVISYLLCWAQIKFKFFELPPDVYIISALPILMKPLDFILVAGAAFMISLTATIYPAYRAAKLDPVQAIRYK; this is encoded by the coding sequence ATGTCTTACGAATTTTTCATTGCCAAACGCTACTTGCGCTCCAAGCGCCAAGTCAAGTTTATCTCGCTGATCACGTACATTTCCATCATCGGCGTGATGATCGGCGCGGCGGCGTTGATCATCGTGCTGTCGGTGATGAACGGCTTCGAGAGCGAAGTGCGCTCGCGCATCATCGGCTTCGATGCGCACCTCAAGCTGCGGACGTTTTACGACCGCGGCGTGGAAAATTATCCCGAATTGCTTGACAAAGTCAAAGGGATTCCGCATATTGTAGCCGCGGCGCCGTTTATTCTCGACAAGGCGATGATCATCTCCCGTGAGCGCAAGGAGGGTGCGCAGATCAAAGCGATTGATCCGAATCTCGAGGCAAAAGTCACTGATTTCGTGCAAAACGTCAATTATGGCACGTTGAATTTGGGGCTGATCGAGAAAGAGGGCGAGCGCGCGTTTCCGGGTATCATTATCGGCTTTTCCTTGGCTGACCGCCTCGGCGTTGGCCTTGGCGACCGGGTGCAGTTACTCTCGGCCGCGGGCATCGACGTCGGCGGCTTCGGCTCGATGCCGACGGTGCGCACGTTTCGCGTCGCCGGTTATTTTCAATCCGGACTTTATGAATACGACGACAACGTCGCCTTCATCAGCATTCCCGAAGCACAGCGGCTGTTCGAGATGGGCAGCAAAGTCAACGGCATTCAGTTCAAGCTGACCGATATGGCATTGGCCAGGGAGGTTGCCGAAATGATCAAAGAAAGAGTCGGCGGCTATCCTTACACGACGGTGACGTGGTTTGACACCAACAAAACGCTGTTCGCGTGGATGCAATATGAAAAATGGATCGCCTTCATCGTTTTATCACTGATCATTTTGGTGGCGGCCTTCAACATCGTGAGTACGCAGATCATGGTGGTGCTGGAAAAGACCAAGGAAATCGGCATTCTCAAAAGCATGGGCGCGAGCAACGAGAGCGTGATGCGCATTTTCATTTATCAAGGTGCAGTGGCCGGCGTGATCGGGGCCGTGCTCGGCGTCGTCATCAGTTACCTGCTCTGCTGGGCGCAGATAAAATTCAAATTTTTCGAGCTGCCGCCGGACGTTTACATCATCAGCGCGCTGCCGATTTTGATGAAGCCGCTGGATTTTATTTTGGTCGCCGGCGCTGCATTCATGATTTCACTGACGGCGACAATCTATCCGGCTTATCGCGCCGCCAAACTCGATCCGGTGCAGGCGATTCGCTACAAATAG